AGCGGAACGAGTTGCGCAGCAGGTGCACCACACACGTCTGCACGATCGTGCGCGGCCACACCGTCTCCACCGTCTCCGGCAGTCCCTTGAGCCCGTCACAGACCAGCATCAGCACGTCGGCCACGCCGCGGTTCTTCAACTCGGTGAGCACGTGCAGCCAGTACTTGGCGCCCTCGCCGCCGTCACCGGCCCAGATACCGAGGATGTCGCGGTGGCCGTCGACGGTGACCGCCATCGCGAGGTAGATCGGCCGGTTCGCGACCTGACCGTCCCTGATCTTGACGTTGATGGCGTCGATGAACACGACCGGGTAGACCCGGTCCAGGGGCCGGTTCTGCCACTCGGCCATGCCGTCCATGACCTTGTCGGTGATCGTGGAGATGGTCTGCTTCGACACCTCAGCGCCGTAGACCTCAGCCAGGTGCGCGGCGATCTCGCCGTGGGTCAGGCCCTTGGCCGACAGCGACAGGACCATGTCGTCGACGCCGGTCAGACGCCGCTGCCGCTTACGCACGATCTGCGGCTCGAACGTCCCGGCGGCGTCGCGTGGGACCCGCACCTCGACCGGCCCGACGTCGGTGAGCACCGTCTTGGTCCGGCTGCCGTTACGGGTGTTCCCGCTACCCCGACCCGCCGGGTCGTGCTTGTCGTAGCCGACGTGGTCGGTGATCTCCCCATCCAACGCCGACTCGAGGACCCGCTTCGTCAGCTGCTGCAGCAGCCCACCCTCGCCGGTCAGCTTCAACCCGTCACCACGAGCCCGATCGACCAGCATCGCGATCAACTGCTCATCCGTGACCGCACCCACCGGCTCCACGGCCGGCTGTCCCACGGTGGTCTCGGTCGTCATCTGGCGTCTCTCCCTTGATCGGTCGATCAGCCGTTATTTGTACAGTCCCGGTCCCGGCGCGGCCAGGCGCGAGGTCGTTGTCTGTCTGACCCCCCACCGGCGTGGTCGGGTGATTCTGATTGACCCCGCCTGGCCGCGGCCGTTTCACTTCATGCCACCAGGGCAGACCTTGCGTGGCGGAGGAATGACCGGCACCGGGACCCCCGGCCTGCCAACCGTCCGCCTTACCGGACGGTGAAGAACACGGCCACCCACAACTTCACCAGTGAGAGCCTCCCGGCGCATCGATTCTGCGCCGCACGGGATCGCCGTCAAGACCAAGCCGCTGACGCGGTCGACCTCCGGTCGAGTCCTGACCCCGACCCCTCACCGGCGTTTGCCCGCACCGAGCCGGGAATCAGCACAAACCGGTCGCAGCAGTCCGACCGAGAAGGGTTGACACGGCCCCACTCCTTCAGGAATGACAGTGCCCCGTCTAGCCCTCACGGCCCAGGGTCTTTGCGTTGTCGATGTGCGGGGGCTATGAGCTGGGATGACACGTGTTGGTAGGGGGCAACTGAGGACGGGTGCGACCCATCGGTGGTCATGGGGTTTGTCTAGAACGTCATGATCCCGGCGGGTCGCACCCGCGCATGTCATCCGCAGCAACCCGGCGACTTACACCGGGATGCTGGAGCCGATCCGCAAGATGTTCGCCAGGGCCAACGGGGTCAAGCCGACGCTGTTCAGCCCCAACTCCGAGGGCGCGTGCCCGCAGTGCAAAGGTGCCGGCGTCATCTACACCGAACTGGCGATCATGGCGGGCGTCGCCGTGCCGTGCGACGAGTGCGACGGCAAGCGTTCCAGGCGTCCGTGCTGCGTTACCGCGTCGGCGGCCGCACCATCAGCGACGTGTTCGAGATGTCCGTGACCGACGCCGCGGAGTTCTTCGGCGCCGGCGAGGCCCGGACGCCGCCCGCGCACACCGTCCTGCGACGGCTCGTCGACGTCGGCCTCGGCTACCTCAGCCTCGGCCAGCCGCTCACCACTCTCTCCGGGGGAGAGCGTCAGCGGCTCAAGCTCGCCGCGCACATGGGCGATGACAGTCGCGTGTACGTGCTCGACGAGCCCACCACCGGGCTGCACCTCGCCGACGTGGAACACCTGCTGGCCCTGCTCGACCGGCTGGTCGACTCCGGCACGTCGGTCATCGTGAGCGAGCACCACCAGGCGGTGATGGCGCACGCCGACTGGGTCATCGACCTCGGCCCGGGGGCCGGACGGGACGGTGGCCGGGTCGTCTTTGAGGAAACGCCCGCCGACCTCGTCGCCGCCCGTTCCACGCTTACCGGCCAGCACCTCGCCGACTACGTCGGCGGTTGAGCCGCCATGCACCGAGACGGTCGTGTGGCCCGTCGGGCCGCACGACGACGCACCGTTCGCGCGAATAGCCTGCGACGACCCGACTATCGGCGGGGCGGGACGGTGTGCCCAGCCGGAAAGGAACTTGCCGGGCACCAGCCACGGCCCGAGGCGACCGAAGAAGGTGTCCGTCCACCTCGCCGGCGAACGCCAGCGAATCCCCGTACAGTCGGCTGACCGGCAACAGGCCGAACTCCATCGCGGTGACGATGCCCAGGTTGTCTCTGGCGCTGCGGGTCGCCGAGAACAGCTCGGGCTCGGTCACTGCCGTGGCGTGGCAGAGGGCGCCGTCGAGGTTGACAACATCGAGTGCGGTCACGTGGTCGCTCGCCTATCCGAATGCTCTGCCCATGGTGGGCTCAGCCCGCCTCCCAGGGGTAGCCGACCACACCCACGGTCGCCGACGAGCCGTTGAGCGGGGCGAGGCCGTGCGGCGCGGTCGCCTCGACGACCTGCTGCCAGCGCACTCCGGCACCCACCCGGGCGCGTCGGAGCTTCGTGTCGATCGCTACCGCTGCGGCGCGTGGGTGACCAACACGGCGTCGCGCACGGCCGGGAGACTGGTGTGGCCGGTGTTCAGCACGGCGACGGGACGGCCGTGGGCGCCGGCGAGGCGGACGGTGGGCGACGACGTGGCCCGGCACTCGGTCGAGCGCGGCTCTTCGCGCCGGTGGCACGGCCATCGGCGCCGATCGTGGTGCCGCCTGTCGGGCCGGCGGACCGGATGACAGAAGTCCGCACGAGGATCAGCGGGCGCCGATGTGCCAGCGGAGCGGACTGAACTGGCCTGCGTCGCGGTGATCCGGCCGGCCGATAGATGACGGCCTCCGTCAGCGGACACCGGGGCCGCGTACGGGGAGCGCCGGGCGTCGCCGGATTCGCGATCCTGGTCTGGTCAGGGCCGGTTGGCGCGGCGGAAGACATGCCGGTAGGTCTGCGGCGAGACACTGGTGACCCGGCGGAAGTGCTGGCGCAGGCTCACCGCGGTGCCGAACCCGGTCCGGCGGGCGATCCGCTCGACCGGCTCGTCGGTCGTCTCAAGCAGCTCCTGCGCCAACCGGACCCGCTGCTCCAGCAACCACTGCAACGGGCTGGTGCCGAGCGTGTCCCGGAACCGCCGGGTAACGGTGCGTGGGCTCAGGTGCGCCTGCTCGGCCAGCTGCGTCACGGTCAGCGGCTGGTCCAGGCGCCGTCGCGCCCACTCCAGCAGCGGGGCCAGATCCGAGCGTGGTTCGCCGCGGGTCACCGGCTGGGCGAACTGGGCCTGGCCGCCGTCGCGGTGCGGTGGCACCACCATCCGACGGGCCACGTCGTTGGCGATTGCGGCACCGTGGTCCAGCCGGACCAGATGCAGGCAGAGGTCGATTGCCGAGCCGGTCCCGGCGGAGGTGAGCACGTCCCCCTCGTCGATGTAGAGCACGGTGGGGTCGACCTTCACCTGGGGAAACCGGTGGGCGAAGTCGACGGCGTTCATCCAGTGCGTGGTGGCCCGCCGGCCGTCGAGCAGGCCGGCGGCGGCGAGCAGGTAGGCGCCGCTGCAGATCGAGACCATCCGTACACCCCGGGCGTGGGCCTGCCGCAGCACGTCGAGCAGCGCCGGGGGCGGCTCCCGCTGGGTCGTTCGGTCGCAGGCGGGCACGATCACCGTGTCGGCGGCAAGTAGGTCATCCATCCGATACGGGGCTTCGATCCACAGGCCGCCGCTGGTCCGCAAGGGACCGGGTTCGACGGCGCAGAGCCGCAGCTCGTACCAGGGTTCGACCAGGTCGGAGCGGTCGATGCCGAAGACCTCACAGGGTACGGCGAACTCGAAGACGGGCATCGCGTCGGTGACCGCGATCGCCACCACGTGCCGCAGCTTCATGGCCGAAATCTATCGCAGATTGGCGTTCCGGCCACTGTCACCCGTACCCCTGCCAACGCGATCCTGGCCGGGTGACCGAAACGTTGACCAAAGCCCGGCCGCCAGCGCGGACGGCCGGCCGGCTGACCGTGGCGACCGGCACCGCGCTCTACCTCGGCGCGGTGCTCGGCACCGGCGTGATCGCACTGCCCGCGCTCGCCGCGGCCGTGGCCGGCCCGGCATCGCTGCTCGCCTGGCTCGGCCTGGTGATCCTGTCCATGCCGCTGGCGGCGACCTTCGCCGCGCTCGGCGCACGCCACCCCGACGCCGGTGGCGTCTCCACGTATGTCCGCAAAGCCTTCGGGCCGCGGGCCGCGACCGTCGTCGGCTGGTGCTTCTACTTCGCGGTCCCGGCCGGCGCGCCGACCGCGGCGCTCTTCGCCGGAGCCTACGTGGCGCAGGCGCTGGGCGGAGGCCGGAGCACCGTGGCGGTCACCGCAGCCACCCTGCTCGCGGCGGTGACGGCGGCGAACGCGTTCGGCGTGAAGCTTTCCGGCCGGCTTCAGCTGGTGCTCGCCGGGCTGCTGGTGAGCCTGCTCGCCACCGCGGTGATCGCCTCGCTGCCGCACGCCCAATGGGCAAACCTGCGACCGTTCGCGCCGCACGGCTGGACCGCGATCGTCCCCGCGGCGTTGCTGCTGGTGTGGAGCTTCGCCGGTTGGGAGGCGATCACCCACCTGGCGGCGGACTTCCGGCGGCCAGCCCGCGATCTGCCTCGCGCCGCCACCGTCGCGGTGGTCCTGGTCGGCGCGCTCTACCTCGCGGTCGCCGGCGCGACCGTGCTGGTCCTCGGACCGGCGGCCGGCTCCACCGAGGCGCCGCTGGCGCAGCTGCTCGACCACGGCATCGGCGGGCCTGCGCACCTGATCGCGGCCGTCGCCGCCCTGCTGCTCACGTTCGGCACGATGAACGCGTACGTCGCCGGGGCCGCCAAACTCGGCGCCGCGCTCGGCCGCGACGGCGGCCTGCCGGGCTGGTTGGCGCGGGGTAGCGGCGCTGGCGAGGTGCCGCGGCGCAGCCTCGGTCTCGTCGCCGGCCTCAGCGCTCTGGTGCTGGCGGTCGTGCTGGCCGCCGGCACCGGTCCGAAGCCGTTGGTGATGCTCGCGACCGGCAACTTCATCCTGGTGTACGTGCTTGGCGCGGCCGCCGCGCTGCGCCTGCTTCCCCGGCGTAGCCGGGCCCACTGGTACGCCCGCTTCTCTCTGGTGGCCGTCGTCGGGCTATTGGCAACGGCCGGCTGGTATCTGCTCTGGCCGCTGCTGCTCGCCGCCGGCGCCCTGCTCTTCCTGCGGCTGCGCCCAGCCGACCTTGGTGAACCCGAATAGGATCATGCAATGCCAATCTACCCTTCGAGCAGCGACGCCCGGCCGACCGGCCGGGCCAGGGCGGGTCAGCGGGGTCGACGGAGTCGGCGTCGGTGAGCGGCCGGGGATCCGTCGTCCTCGGGTCAGTGATGGTCGTCGCGCTGTGTTGCTGCGGTCTGTCGGTCATTGGGAGGCTGACCGGCGGAGCGCCGGACGCCGAGTCGGCCCGTCCCAGCCCCTCGGTTACTGTGCCGAAGCCCAAGCCGACCCGGCCCTCGCCAACCCCGACAAGCGCCAGCCCGTCGCCGAGTTTGAGTAAAATCCCGAACTGGTCCCAGCGGACCTATCGGGTCGGCCAGAAGATTCCGGGTGGCAACGAGTGTGCGACCCGAGAGCATCTGGACCGGCTCTGCTTCGAATACGTCGTGCGCGGCGTCACCTGCGGCATCCGCGAGGCCGACGGGTACCGGGCTCGCGGCCAGTACTGCCGGGTGGAGGTCACCGCCACCAATGTCATCGACATGCCGAGAGAGCCCCAATTCGGCGGGCTGGTCCACGACAAGGCCGGGCGGGAGTACACGGACGAGTTCCAAATCATCGACGGCAGGGACGGGAGCCTCAACCCCGGCCTCACGGCGCGCGCCCACGTCTACTTCGACATGCCGCCGGGGGTCAGGCCCGCGAAGCTCACCATGAGGCTCGGCTACGGCCGATCCAGCTCGGGACGGACGGTCCTGCTCGACGGGTGAGGCAGCGCCATGTGGGTATCACAGGTGCGGCGAGCATGGCACCACTGGGGTTGACCCGGTTTGACGGACAGGGTCGGTAAGTTGATCTCACGCTACCTTGCTCGTTGGCCTGCGGGAATAGGCCGTCGCCTCATACTCGGCCGGGCTCATGTAGTCCAGGGTGGAATGGCGGCGGCGGGTGTTGTACCACCCCTCGATCCACTCGAAGATCGCCGCACGGGCGGCGGCCCGGGTCGGCCACGCCCTCCGGTCGAGCAGTTCGGTCTTGATCGTGGCGAAGAACGACTCCGCGACGGCGTTGTCCCAGCACTGACCCCGCCCACCAACCGACAACCGCACCCCGTTGCGGTCGGCCAGCCGGGCGTACTGCGCACTCGTGTACTGGCAACCCCGGTCGCTGTGGAAGATCACCGGCCCGGTCGGGCGTCGGACGGCGATCGCGTTGGACAACGCCTGAGCGGGCAGATCGGTCCGTAGGTGGTCGGCGGTCGCCCAGCCCACAACCCGGCGTGAGGCGATGTCGATGACGGTGGCGAGGTACAGCCAGCCCTCCCACGTGTGGATGTAGGTGATGTCGCCGCACCAGCGGGTGTCGACCCGGCCGGCGGCGACGTCGAAGTCCCGGCGGATCAGGTCCGCCGACAACGCCGCCCCCGGGTCGGGCACGGTCGTGGTGCGCCACCGCTTCGGCGTGCGGCCGCACAACCCGGCGCCCCGCATCAGCCGGGCGACCCGCTTGCCGGAGTGCCGCCGCCCCTGGGCGGCGAGTTCGGCGCGGACCCGGGGTGCGCCGTAGGTGCCGGCCGAGTCGGCGTGGATCTGCGCGATGCGGGCGGCGAGGTCTGCGTCGTCGCGTTCCCGCCGCGACGGCCCGGCACGGTGCTGGTAGTAGGCGGACCGGGAGACCTCCAGCAGCTCACAGGAACGCTTCACGTTCCCGTCGGGCCGCGCCTTCTCCGCCTCGATGAACGGGTACACGTTCACCGGGTCTCCCTCACGAAGAAAGCCGTGGCCCGTTTCAGGATGTCGACGTCCTCGCGGAGCCGGCGGTTCTCCCGCCGCAGCCGCGCCAGCTCGTCGCGCTCGTCGCTGGTCAACCCGTCGCTGCGGGTGCCGGCGTCGATGTCGGCCTGCCTGACCCACTCACGGACCGCGGTCTCGGTCAGGTCGAAGTCCCTCACGACCTGCGCCACCGATCGGTCACCCCGCCGGCACACCTCGACGATCTCCGCCTTGAACTCCGGCGTGAACGCTCTGCGCGGCCGGCGTGGCTTCTTGCCCATGCCTTCCATGATGAACATCCTCCCGAGGAGCACACAGCCCCTCTGAGCTGGGATGTCCGTCAAACCGGGTCAGGCCCACCACCCGGCGGGCAGCGGATGGGTGGGGCGCCGTGGCATGCATCGACCGCGGGCCCCATGCCCACCGACACACGGCGGGAATGGGGCCTGCGCCGCCCACCACCGACCACCCGTTCGTGGGTATCGGGCCACCCCGCTGCCTCGCCGCGTCACACGCCGTGATCCAGGCGGACCGTGCCGGCGTTGAGGCAGGAAAGCAAGGTGCGGGCCTGGACGTTGAGGTAGTGGCCGTGCTGGGCGAGATTGTTGAGCTGGCCCGGGGTGGCCCAGCGGAACCCGGTGGGCGGATCGAGCGGTGCCTGCGCCTCGTCGGCCTCGACGAACAGATAGTTGCTCTCGGCGTTGAGGAACCGGCCGCCCTCCTCGGAGTGCACCGCGGCGTAGCGAATGCGGTCGGGGTCGGCGGCGTGCACGACGTCGAGGAAGCACGGGCGCTGTGGCTCGGGCAGGTGCGTCCAGTTTTCTGGCGTGCACTGCACCGTCGGCGCCAGTTCGACGGTATCCAGGAACCCGGCCTCCACCTTTGCCTGCACCAGCAGGTGCGGTACGCCCGCGAGGCGGCGGACGAGGAATGCGGCCACGCCGGTGCTCGTCGGCTCGAACAGCGGCTGCGACCAGCCGGTGACCTCGCGGTTGCCGGCCTCGACCCCGACGGCGACCAGGCGGAAGTACCGGCCGTCCGCCCGGCCGATAGAGTGCTCGCCGCGCTCCCACTCGTCGATGCCGGCCAGCGGCACACGCTCGACGGCCACGTCGTGGCGGGACCGCTCGACGGTGAACCAGGACAGCAGCTCCGCGTCGGTATGCAGGGCACCCGGCTCGGCCGGCGCCACCGGACAGCAGGCGAGGACCGTCCGGGCGTCCATGTTGACCACGTTGTCGCGACGCAGCAGCTCGCCGATCTGCCCGAGCGTGAGCCAGCAGAAGTCGTCGTCCACCGGCACGTGGTCCACCGCCTCGACCACGATGTTGCGGTTGGACTTGCGGTAAAACCAGGAACCGTGCTCCGACTGGAGTACGTCGGTGAGAACGAGGCCGCGGCTTCGGTCCGTGAAGTACTCCAGGTACTTCACGGGCGTCCCACGGTGGGCGCCGGTGTAGTTGCTGCGGGTGGCCTGCACCGTGGGTGACAGCTGCAACAGGTTGGGGTTGCCGGGCTCCATCTTGGCTTGCATGAGGAAGTGCAGCACGCCGTCGAACTCCTTGGCGAGGATGCCCAAGATGCCCACCTCGGGCTGCCGGATGATCGGCTGCTGCCACCGGCGGATCGCCCCTTCGTCGAGGCTCACGTCGAGTCCTTCGACGGAGAAGAATCGGCCGGTGCGGTGGTGCAGGTTGCCGGTGTCCGCTGCGAAGAACCAGCTGTCCAGAGCATCGAGCGGAATTCGCTCGACTCGGAAGTGGTGGGCCCGGGCCCGCTCGGCGAGCCATCCGGCGACATCGGCCGTGCGCAGCGCGGCACCCTCGGAGCGCACGGACGTCGAGCGGGCCAGCCGTTGCGCCAGGGTGTCGTCGGCGCGCGGGCGCAGCGCGGCCGTCGGGTGCTTCGGCGGCTCGGTCTCCGCCGTGCCTGGGCGCCCGGCCGAGGCCGGGCGGTCGGAACGGTACCGGGTCACGACAACCCCTCCTCCGCTCCGCTGGCGCAGAAGTTGACCGTGCGACGTAGCGCTTCCGTCAACGGCACCTGTGGGCGCCAGCCGCTGACCGTTTGGAACGCCGTCGCGTCGATCGTCACGCTGTGGAAGTCGCCCGGCTCCGCGTGCGGGGGTGGCGGCACCGAGACAACCCGCACCGGCGGCTTGCCGGTGCGGTCGGCGACCAGGTCCGCCACCGTGGTAAACACCTCGCCCAGGGGTAGCCCGCGCCCGGATCCGAGCAGCCACGCCCGCCCGGCCAGGGCGTCAACGTGGTCGACCGCCGCGACCAGCGCCCGCGCCACATCCTCGATGTAGAGCAGGTCACGGCGCACCGTGCCGTCGTGCCACATGGTGATCGGTTCCCCAGCCAGGGCACGTCGCACCATCGTGGACACTACGCCCTTGTCCCGAGCGGTGGAGCGCGGACCATACCCGAACACCGTGGGCAGCCGGATCGACACGGCTCGCAAGAGCCCCTCGGCGTGGGCGTCGAGCAGCACCCGTTCGGCCGCGAGCTTCTGCCGGTCGTACTCGCCCTTCGGACGGTCGGGCTCGCTGCCGTCGAGGACCTCCTTGTCAGTGGGCCCGACCTGCGAGGCGGCGCCCGCGAAGACCACGGGCAGGGGCGGGCCGGTCCGGTCGTCGTCCCGCAGCACTGCGACGAGGTCACGGACCAAACCGACGTTGACGCGCTCGGCGGCCGAGTCGCCCTCGTTGATGCGCCAGGTCGTCGATCCGGCGATGTACGCGATGGTGTGGATGACGGCGTCTGCGCCGGCGACGGCCTCGGCCAGGCGGCCGGGCTCGGTGAGGTCGGCGGTGTGTACCTCGACCTCGGCACGGGCATCCGCGGGGACCGGGGCCGCGCGGCGCGAGACGGCCCGCACCCGGACGTCACGCGCGGCCAGTCCGCGCAGTACGGCGGAGCCGACGAAGCCGGTCGCGCCGAGTAGCACGATGAGGGGACGATTCACTGCCACAGCTTCGCCTCCACGTCTCGGCACACCGCGTAGTCGGTCAGCAGGCCGCGATCGCGTGCGTCGGCGAGTGTGGGGGCGGCCCGGTCCCGGTCGGACTGAATCGGAGCGATCCCGGCCGGCAGGGGCAGCCCCAGCGCCGGGTCCAGCGGCGAGACCGCCCGCTCGTTCTCCGCCACGTAGCCTTCGGACATCGCGTACACGATCATGGAGTCGTCCTTCAGTGACAGGAAGGCGTGACCAACTCCCACGGGGATGTAGAGCGCCCGGCAGGTGTCGCCGTCGAGTTCGGTGCTCTCCCACCGGCCGAAGGTGGGTGAGCCGACCCGCAGGTCGACCAGAAAGTCCTGGACCCGCCCGTAAGGGCAGTAGACGTACTTCGCCCGCCCCGGCGGCGTGGCGGTGTAGTGAATGCCGCGCAGTACTCCACGGGCCGACAGGTTGTGGCTGATGTCACGCACCGGGAACAGCGGCCAGCCGACCGTCCCGGCGAATGCCGGCTCCTGGTACGGCGAAGCGAAGAGGCCGCGCTCGTCCCGGTAGACGGGGGGCGTGAACTCGACGGCCCCCTCGATGGCAAGCCGGCGCACCTGCACGCCGCCGATGGCTTTACCTTCCTTCATCGGAGGTCCCTTCCGGAAACGCTTTCGCTGCTTGTCCTGCGAGGATTGAGATGGGACGGTGCGCTGGAGCGGCGACCACCAGGGCTCGACGCCGGCCAGGAGGTCGTGCCGCGAGGACTGGTCCGTCGGCACTGTCGTAGCCGCCGCCGGGGTCGTGGATGCCGACGGTGGCGGCCCTGCGTGGGACCGCCCTCGTCCTGGATTCCGGGGTTCGACGTGAGCTCACAGTGCGGCCAGAACCTTGCGCAGGGCCGCGGCCACCCGCTCCTGCTCCGACTCGGACAGGGAGGGGTACATGGGCAACGAGAAGATCTCCTTGGCCAGCCGCTCGGTCACCGGCAGAGACCCCTCGGCGTAGCCGAGGTGCGCGAAGCCGCTCATGGTGTGTACCGGCCACGGGTAGCTGATGTTCAGCGAGATGTCGTAGGCCTGCAGCGCCTGAAGGATCGCGTCGCGTTGCGGGTGCCGGACCACGTAGACGTAGTAGACGTGGG
The sequence above is a segment of the Micromonospora sp. WMMA1363 genome. Coding sequences within it:
- a CDS encoding IS256 family transposase encodes the protein MLVDRARGDGLKLTGEGGLLQQLTKRVLESALDGEITDHVGYDKHDPAGRGSGNTRNGSRTKTVLTDVGPVEVRVPRDAAGTFEPQIVRKRQRRLTGVDDMVLSLSAKGLTHGEIAAHLAEVYGAEVSKQTISTITDKVMDGMAEWQNRPLDRVYPVVFIDAINVKIRDGQVANRPIYLAMAVTVDGHRDILGIWAGDGGEGAKYWLHVLTELKNRGVADVLMLVCDGLKGLPETVETVWPRTIVQTCVVHLLRNSFRYAARQDWDKIAKALRPVYTAATEDAATERFLEFAEAWGRKYPAIVKLWENAWAEFVPFLAFDVEIRKVICSTNAIESVNARIRRAVRARGHFPNEQAALKCVYMALMSLDPTGAGRRRWTMRWKAPLNAFQIAFEGRLTPANN
- a CDS encoding FAD-binding protein, whose protein sequence is MAVPPARRAALDRVPGHVVAHRPPRRRPRPSRRRAEHRPHQSPGRARRRVGHPRAAAVAIDTKLRRARVGAGVRWQQVVEATAPHGLAPLNGSSATVGVVGYPWEAG
- a CDS encoding helix-turn-helix domain-containing protein; translation: MKLRHVVAIAVTDAMPVFEFAVPCEVFGIDRSDLVEPWYELRLCAVEPGPLRTSGGLWIEAPYRMDDLLAADTVIVPACDRTTQREPPPALLDVLRQAHARGVRMVSICSGAYLLAAAGLLDGRRATTHWMNAVDFAHRFPQVKVDPTVLYIDEGDVLTSAGTGSAIDLCLHLVRLDHGAAIANDVARRMVVPPHRDGGQAQFAQPVTRGEPRSDLAPLLEWARRRLDQPLTVTQLAEQAHLSPRTVTRRFRDTLGTSPLQWLLEQRVRLAQELLETTDEPVERIARRTGFGTAVSLRQHFRRVTSVSPQTYRHVFRRANRP
- a CDS encoding amino acid permease, which translates into the protein MTETLTKARPPARTAGRLTVATGTALYLGAVLGTGVIALPALAAAVAGPASLLAWLGLVILSMPLAATFAALGARHPDAGGVSTYVRKAFGPRAATVVGWCFYFAVPAGAPTAALFAGAYVAQALGGGRSTVAVTAATLLAAVTAANAFGVKLSGRLQLVLAGLLVSLLATAVIASLPHAQWANLRPFAPHGWTAIVPAALLLVWSFAGWEAITHLAADFRRPARDLPRAATVAVVLVGALYLAVAGATVLVLGPAAGSTEAPLAQLLDHGIGGPAHLIAAVAALLLTFGTMNAYVAGAAKLGAALGRDGGLPGWLARGSGAGEVPRRSLGLVAGLSALVLAVVLAAGTGPKPLVMLATGNFILVYVLGAAAALRLLPRRSRAHWYARFSLVAVVGLLATAGWYLLWPLLLAAGALLFLRLRPADLGEPE
- a CDS encoding DUF4352 domain-containing protein encodes the protein MSKIPNWSQRTYRVGQKIPGGNECATREHLDRLCFEYVVRGVTCGIREADGYRARGQYCRVEVTATNVIDMPREPQFGGLVHDKAGREYTDEFQIIDGRDGSLNPGLTARAHVYFDMPPGVRPAKLTMRLGYGRSSSGRTVLLDG
- a CDS encoding IS3 family transposase, coding for MNVYPFIEAEKARPDGNVKRSCELLEVSRSAYYQHRAGPSRRERDDADLAARIAQIHADSAGTYGAPRVRAELAAQGRRHSGKRVARLMRGAGLCGRTPKRWRTTTVPDPGAALSADLIRRDFDVAAGRVDTRWCGDITYIHTWEGWLYLATVIDIASRRVVGWATADHLRTDLPAQALSNAIAVRRPTGPVIFHSDRGCQYTSAQYARLADRNGVRLSVGGRGQCWDNAVAESFFATIKTELLDRRAWPTRAAARAAIFEWIEGWYNTRRRHSTLDYMSPAEYEATAYSRRPTSKVA
- a CDS encoding NDP-hexose 2,3-dehydratase family protein — encoded protein: MRPRADDTLAQRLARSTSVRSEGAALRTADVAGWLAERARAHHFRVERIPLDALDSWFFAADTGNLHHRTGRFFSVEGLDVSLDEGAIRRWQQPIIRQPEVGILGILAKEFDGVLHFLMQAKMEPGNPNLLQLSPTVQATRSNYTGAHRGTPVKYLEYFTDRSRGLVLTDVLQSEHGSWFYRKSNRNIVVEAVDHVPVDDDFCWLTLGQIGELLRRDNVVNMDARTVLACCPVAPAEPGALHTDAELLSWFTVERSRHDVAVERVPLAGIDEWERGEHSIGRADGRYFRLVAVGVEAGNREVTGWSQPLFEPTSTGVAAFLVRRLAGVPHLLVQAKVEAGFLDTVELAPTVQCTPENWTHLPEPQRPCFLDVVHAADPDRIRYAAVHSEEGGRFLNAESNYLFVEADEAQAPLDPPTGFRWATPGQLNNLAQHGHYLNVQARTLLSCLNAGTVRLDHGV
- a CDS encoding NAD-dependent epimerase/dehydratase, whose translation is MAVNRPLIVLLGATGFVGSAVLRGLAARDVRVRAVSRRAAPVPADARAEVEVHTADLTEPGRLAEAVAGADAVIHTIAYIAGSTTWRINEGDSAAERVNVGLVRDLVAVLRDDDRTGPPLPVVFAGAASQVGPTDKEVLDGSEPDRPKGEYDRQKLAAERVLLDAHAEGLLRAVSIRLPTVFGYGPRSTARDKGVVSTMVRRALAGEPITMWHDGTVRRDLLYIEDVARALVAAVDHVDALAGRAWLLGSGRGLPLGEVFTTVADLVADRTGKPPVRVVSVPPPPHAEPGDFHSVTIDATAFQTVSGWRPQVPLTEALRRTVNFCASGAEEGLS
- the rfbC gene encoding dTDP-4-dehydrorhamnose 3,5-epimerase; translated protein: MKEGKAIGGVQVRRLAIEGAVEFTPPVYRDERGLFASPYQEPAFAGTVGWPLFPVRDISHNLSARGVLRGIHYTATPPGRAKYVYCPYGRVQDFLVDLRVGSPTFGRWESTELDGDTCRALYIPVGVGHAFLSLKDDSMIVYAMSEGYVAENERAVSPLDPALGLPLPAGIAPIQSDRDRAAPTLADARDRGLLTDYAVCRDVEAKLWQ